Proteins from one Escherichia coli genomic window:
- the irp2 gene encoding yersiniabactin non-ribosomal peptide synthetase HMWP2 has protein sequence MISGAPSQDSLLPDNRHAADYQQLRERLIQELNLTPQQLHEESNLIQAGLDSIRLMRWLHWFRKNGYRLTLRELYAAPTLAAWNQLMLSRSPENAEEETPPDESSWPNMTESTPFPLTPVQHAYLTGRMPGQTLGGVGCHLYQEFEGHCLTASQLEQAITTLLQRHPMLHIAFRPDGQQVWLPQPYWNGVTVHDLRHNDAESRQAYLDALRQRLSHRLLRVEIGETFDFQLTLLPDNRHRLHVNIDLLIMDASSFTLFFDELNALLAGESLPAIDTRYDFRSYLLHQQKINQPLRDDARAYWLAKASTLPPAPVLPLACEPATLREVRNTRRRMIVPATRWHAFSNRAGEYGVTPTMALATCFSAVLARWGGLTRLLLNITLFDRQPLHPAVGAMLADFTNILLLDTACDGDTVSNLARKNQLTFTEDWEHRHWSGVELLRELKRQQRYPHGAPVVFTSNLGRSLYSSRAESPLGEPEWGISQTPQVWIDHLAFEHHGEVWLQWDSNDALFPPALVETLFDAYCQLINQLCDDESAWQKPFADMMPASQRAIRERVNATGAPIPEGLLHEGIFRIALQQPQALAVTDMRYQWNYHELTDYARRCAGRLIECGVQPGDNVAITMSKGAGQLVAVLAVLLAGAVYVPVSLDQPAARREKIYADASVRLVLICQHDASAGSDDIPVLAWQQAIEAEPIANPVVRAPTQPAYIIYTSGSTGTPKGVVISHRGALNTCCDINTRYQVGPHDRVLALSALHFDLSVYDIFGVLRAGGALVMVMENQRRDPHAWCELIQRHQVTLWNSVPALFDMLLTWCEGFADATPENLRAVMLSGDWIGLDLPARYRAFRPQGQFIAMGGATEASIWSNACEIHDVPAHWRSIPYGFPLTNQRYRVVDEQGRDCPDWVPGELWIGGIGVAEGYFNDPLRSEQQFLTLPDERWYRTGDLGCYWPDGTIEFLGRRDKQVKVGGYRIELGEIESALSQLAGVKQATVLAIGEKEKTLAAYVVPQGEAFCITDHRNPALPQAWHTLAGTLPCCAISPEISAEQVADFLQHRLLKLKPGHTAGADPLPLMNSLAIQPRWQAVVERWLAFLVTQRRLKPAAEGYQVCAGEEREDEHPHFSGHDLTLSQILRGARNELSLLNDAQWSPESLAFNHPASAPYIQELATICQQLAQRLQRPIRLLEVGTRTGRAAESLLAQLNAGQIEYVGLEQSQEMLLSARQRLAPWPGARLSLWNADTLATHAHSADIIWLNNALHRLLPEDPGLLATLQQLAVPGALLYVMEFRQLTPSALLSTLLLTNGQPEALLHNSADWAALFSAAAFNCQHGDEVAGLQRFLVQCPDRQVRRDPRQLQAALAGRLPGWMVPQRIVFLDALPLTANGKIDYQALKRRHTPEAENPAEADLPQGDIEKQVAALWQQLLSTGNVTRETDFFQQGGDSLLATRLTGQLHQAGYEAQLSDLFNHPRLADFAATLRKTDVPVEQPFVHSPEDRYQPFALTDVQQAYLVGRQPGFALGGVGSHFFVEFEIADLDLTRLETVWNRLIARHDMLRAIVRDGQQQVLEQTPPWVIPAHTLHTPEEALRVREKLAHQVLNPEVWPVFDLQVGYVDGMPARLWLCLDNLLLDGLSMQILLAELEHGYRYPQQLLPPLPVTFRDYLQQPSLQSPNPDSLAWWQAQLDDIPPAPALPLRCLPQEVETPRFARLNGALDSTRWHRLKKRAADAHLTPSAVLLSVWSTVLSAWSAQPEFTLNLTLFDRRPLHPQINQILGDFTSLMLLSWHPGESWLHSAQSLQQRLSQNLNHRDVSAIRVMRQLAQQQNVPAVPMPVVFTSALGFEQDNFLARRNLLKPVWGISQTPQVWFDHQIYESEGELRFNWDFVAALFPAGQVERQFEQYCALLNRMAEDESGWQLPLAALVPPVKHAGQCAERSPRVCPEQSQPHIAADESTVSLICDAFREVVGESVTPAENFFEAGATSLNLVQLHVLLQRHEFSTLTLLDLFTHPSPATLADYLAGVTTVEKTKRPRPVRRRQRRI, from the coding sequence ATGATTTCTGGCGCACCATCTCAGGATTCGCTGTTACCAGACAACCGCCACGCGGCTGATTACCAACAATTACGCGAGCGGCTCATACAGGAACTGAATTTAACGCCGCAGCAGTTACATGAAGAGAGCAACCTGATCCAGGCCGGCCTGGATTCCATAAGATTGATGAGATGGTTACACTGGTTTCGTAAAAATGGCTACCGCCTTACCCTTCGCGAGCTGTATGCCGCCCCCACGCTGGCGGCATGGAACCAGTTAATGCTCAGCCGGTCGCCTGAGAACGCGGAAGAAGAAACGCCGCCCGACGAATCATCCTGGCCGAACATGACCGAAAGTACCCCCTTCCCATTGACGCCAGTACAGCACGCCTACCTGACGGGCCGCATGCCGGGGCAGACGCTTGGCGGCGTGGGTTGCCACCTGTATCAGGAGTTTGAAGGCCATTGTCTGACGGCGTCGCAGCTGGAGCAGGCCATCACGACCTTGCTGCAACGCCACCCAATGCTGCATATCGCCTTTCGCCCCGACGGGCAGCAGGTCTGGCTACCGCAACCTTACTGGAACGGCGTCACCGTTCATGATTTACGCCATAACGACGCTGAAAGCCGCCAGGCCTATCTGGACGCACTGCGCCAGCGCCTGAGCCACCGTCTTTTACGCGTGGAAATCGGCGAAACGTTTGATTTTCAGCTGACGCTCTTGCCGGACAATCGCCACCGCCTCCATGTCAATATTGACCTGCTGATTATGGATGCCTCCAGCTTTACGCTTTTCTTCGATGAGCTTAACGCCCTGCTGGCCGGAGAATCGCTGCCGGCTATCGACACCCGCTATGATTTCCGCTCGTATTTGCTGCACCAGCAGAAGATCAATCAACCACTGAGAGACGACGCGCGCGCTTACTGGCTGGCGAAAGCATCGACGCTTCCCCCCGCGCCCGTCTTGCCGCTGGCCTGCGAACCCGCCACGCTACGTGAAGTCCGTAATACCCGACGCCGCATGATTGTCCCGGCAACACGCTGGCACGCCTTTAGCAACCGGGCCGGCGAGTATGGCGTGACGCCGACAATGGCGCTGGCGACCTGTTTTTCTGCCGTGCTGGCTCGCTGGGGCGGCCTGACGCGACTGCTGCTTAACATCACCTTATTCGACCGCCAGCCGCTGCACCCGGCGGTTGGCGCGATGCTTGCCGACTTCACCAATATTCTTCTGCTGGATACCGCCTGCGATGGCGATACCGTCAGCAACCTGGCGCGTAAAAACCAGCTCACGTTTACGGAGGACTGGGAGCATCGCCACTGGTCCGGCGTCGAATTACTCCGTGAACTCAAACGCCAGCAGCGCTACCCCCACGGCGCCCCGGTGGTATTTACCAGCAATCTGGGGCGTTCCCTCTACAGCAGCCGCGCAGAATCGCCGTTGGGCGAGCCGGAATGGGGCATCTCGCAAACGCCGCAGGTCTGGATAGATCATCTGGCGTTCGAGCATCACGGCGAGGTCTGGCTACAATGGGACAGCAACGACGCGCTGTTCCCTCCGGCGTTAGTCGAAACATTGTTCGACGCCTACTGCCAGTTGATTAACCAACTCTGCGATGACGAAAGCGCCTGGCAAAAGCCGTTCGCAGATATGATGCCCGCCAGCCAGCGCGCGATACGCGAACGGGTCAACGCCACCGGCGCCCCCATTCCCGAAGGCTTGCTGCATGAAGGCATTTTCCGTATCGCTCTGCAACAGCCGCAGGCGCTGGCGGTAACGGACATGCGTTATCAGTGGAATTATCATGAGCTGACAGACTATGCCCGCCGTTGCGCGGGCAGGTTAATCGAGTGCGGGGTTCAGCCCGGCGATAATGTGGCTATCACGATGTCGAAAGGCGCAGGACAACTTGTTGCGGTTCTGGCCGTCCTGCTGGCCGGGGCGGTTTACGTTCCGGTTTCGCTGGATCAGCCTGCCGCACGGCGCGAGAAAATCTACGCTGACGCCAGCGTCCGGCTGGTGCTCATTTGTCAGCACGACGCCAGCGCCGGGTCAGACGATATTCCCGTCCTTGCCTGGCAGCAGGCCATTGAGGCGGAGCCGATCGCCAACCCGGTAGTACGCGCCCCCACGCAACCGGCCTACATTATCTACACCTCCGGCTCTACCGGTACGCCGAAAGGGGTAGTCATTTCTCACCGGGGAGCGCTTAACACCTGTTGCGATATCAATACCCGCTATCAGGTTGGCCCGCATGACAGGGTGCTGGCCCTCTCCGCCCTACATTTTGATTTATCGGTTTACGACATTTTTGGCGTACTGCGCGCGGGCGGCGCGCTGGTGATGGTGATGGAAAATCAACGGCGCGATCCTCACGCATGGTGTGAGCTGATCCAGCGCCATCAGGTCACGCTCTGGAACAGCGTCCCGGCGCTGTTCGATATGCTGCTGACCTGGTGTGAAGGTTTCGCCGACGCCACGCCGGAAAACCTGCGCGCAGTGATGCTTTCCGGCGACTGGATCGGGCTTGACCTCCCCGCCCGTTATCGGGCCTTCCGGCCACAAGGACAATTTATCGCGATGGGCGGCGCCACCGAGGCGTCTATCTGGTCTAACGCCTGCGAAATTCACGACGTCCCCGCCCACTGGCGCTCCATCCCTTACGGTTTTCCGCTAACCAACCAACGCTACCGGGTGGTGGATGAACAGGGCCGGGACTGCCCTGACTGGGTGCCGGGTGAATTATGGATTGGCGGCATTGGGGTCGCGGAAGGCTATTTCAACGATCCCCTGCGTAGCGAGCAGCAATTTTTGACGCTCCCGGACGAGCGCTGGTATCGCACCGGCGATCTCGGCTGCTACTGGCCAGATGGCACAATCGAGTTCCTCGGTCGTCGCGACAAGCAGGTCAAAGTCGGAGGATATCGCATCGAGCTGGGCGAAATCGAAAGCGCGCTCAGCCAGCTGGCGGGGGTGAAACAAGCAACCGTTCTGGCGATCGGCGAAAAAGAAAAAACGCTGGCGGCATACGTTGTTCCTCAAGGCGAGGCTTTTTGCATTACCGATCATCGGAACCCGGCACTGCCGCAGGCGTGGCACACGCTTGCGGGAACGTTGCCCTGTTGCGCCATCTCGCCAGAGATCTCCGCAGAACAGGTAGCCGATTTCCTTCAGCATCGCCTGCTAAAACTGAAGCCGGGTCACACCGCTGGCGCCGATCCTCTCCCCCTGATGAACTCACTCGCTATCCAGCCGCGCTGGCAGGCCGTGGTGGAACGCTGGTTAGCATTTCTGGTGACACAACGGCGACTGAAGCCCGCTGCTGAAGGTTATCAGGTCTGCGCTGGTGAAGAACGCGAGGATGAGCACCCGCACTTCAGCGGACATGATTTAACGTTATCGCAAATTCTTCGCGGTGCCCGTAACGAACTGTCGTTACTGAACGACGCGCAGTGGTCGCCGGAAAGCCTGGCCTTTAACCATCCGGCCAGCGCCCCGTATATTCAGGAACTGGCGACAATTTGCCAACAGCTTGCACAGCGCTTACAGCGCCCGATACGCCTGCTTGAGGTGGGAACCCGCACTGGCCGCGCCGCAGAATCGCTGTTAGCACAGCTCAACGCCGGACAGATTGAGTATGTCGGGCTTGAGCAGAGCCAGGAGATGCTGCTGAGCGCCCGGCAGAGGCTCGCCCCCTGGCCTGGCGCCCGTCTGTCCCTCTGGAATGCAGACACGCTTGCGACGCACGCTCACTCGGCGGACATTATCTGGCTTAATAACGCCCTGCATCGTCTGCTGCCGGAAGATCCCGGGCTCCTTGCGACATTACAACAGCTTGCCGTTCCCGGCGCGCTGCTCTACGTGATGGAGTTTCGCCAGTTAACGCCGTCCGCCCTGCTCAGCACGCTCCTGTTAACCAATGGGCAGCCGGAGGCCTTGCTGCATAACAGCGCCGACTGGGCGGCATTATTTAGCGCGGCCGCCTTCAACTGTCAGCATGGCGATGAGGTCGCGGGGTTACAACGCTTCCTCGTACAATGTCCTGACAGGCAGGTGCGCCGCGATCCCCGTCAACTTCAGGCCGCCCTCGCTGGACGTCTGCCGGGGTGGATGGTGCCGCAACGGATCGTCTTCCTCGACGCCTTACCGCTGACGGCTAACGGGAAAATTGACTACCAGGCGCTGAAGCGTCGTCATACCCCTGAAGCGGAAAACCCGGCCGAAGCGGATTTACCCCAGGGCGACATTGAAAAACAGGTTGCCGCCCTCTGGCAGCAACTCTTATCAACTGGCAATGTCACCAGAGAAACCGACTTCTTCCAGCAAGGCGGCGATAGCCTGCTGGCGACCCGTCTGACCGGGCAACTTCATCAGGCAGGTTATGAAGCGCAATTAAGCGACCTGTTTAATCATCCCCGGCTGGCGGATTTTGCCGCCACACTGCGGAAAACCGACGTCCCGGTCGAACAACCATTCGTCCACTCCCCTGAAGATCGCTACCAGCCCTTTGCGCTTACCGACGTGCAGCAGGCTTACCTGGTGGGGCGTCAGCCGGGCTTTGCCCTGGGCGGCGTCGGCTCACATTTCTTTGTTGAATTTGAAATTGCCGATCTGGACCTCACCCGGCTGGAGACGGTCTGGAACCGATTAATCGCCCGCCACGATATGCTGCGCGCCATCGTGCGTGATGGACAGCAACAGGTGCTCGAACAGACGCCCCCCTGGGTGATACCCGCACACACCCTCCATACGCCTGAAGAGGCGTTGCGGGTGCGCGAAAAACTGGCGCATCAGGTACTCAACCCCGAAGTGTGGCCGGTATTCGATCTCCAGGTCGGATACGTGGACGGGATGCCTGCCCGCCTGTGGCTGTGTCTGGATAACCTGTTGCTTGACGGTCTCAGCATGCAGATCCTGCTGGCGGAGCTGGAGCACGGCTACCGCTACCCGCAACAGCTGCTTCCGCCGCTGCCCGTCACCTTCAGGGATTATCTGCAACAACCCTCGCTACAGTCGCCCAATCCAGATTCTCTGGCATGGTGGCAGGCGCAGCTTGATGATATTCCTCCGGCGCCTGCGTTGCCGCTGCGCTGCTTGCCTCAGGAGGTTGAAACACCGCGCTTCGCCCGCCTGAACGGCGCGCTGGACAGCACGCGCTGGCATCGGCTGAAAAAACGGGCGGCTGACGCCCATCTCACCCCGTCGGCCGTACTGTTGTCGGTGTGGTCAACGGTTCTCTCTGCATGGAGTGCACAGCCTGAGTTCACGCTTAACCTTACGCTTTTCGACAGGCGACCGCTGCACCCGCAAATCAACCAGATTCTGGGCGATTTCACCTCGCTGATGCTGCTGAGCTGGCATCCCGGCGAAAGCTGGCTGCACAGCGCGCAGTCACTACAGCAGCGGCTGAGCCAGAACCTCAACCACCGCGATGTGTCAGCCATCCGCGTGATGCGTCAACTGGCGCAACAGCAAAACGTGCCTGCCGTTCCGATGCCCGTCGTCTTTACCAGCGCGCTGGGCTTTGAGCAGGATAACTTCCTCGCCCGGCGTAATCTGCTCAAACCGGTCTGGGGCATCTCCCAGACGCCGCAGGTCTGGTTCGATCACCAGATTTATGAATCCGAAGGCGAACTGCGCTTTAACTGGGATTTTGTCGCCGCGCTGTTTCCTGCCGGGCAGGTGGAGCGCCAGTTTGAACAGTATTGCGCATTGCTAAACCGAATGGCCGAGGATGAAAGCGGCTGGCAACTGCCGCTCGCCGCGCTGGTGCCTCCCGTTAAACACGCAGGGCAATGCGCAGAGCGCTCACCGCGCGTATGCCCTGAGCAATCTCAGCCACACATTGCGGCGGACGAGAGCACCGTCAGCCTGATTTGCGACGCCTTCCGCGAGGTGGTTGGCGAGTCTGTCACGCCCGCAGAAAACTTCTTTGAGGCGGGCGCAACGTCGCTGAATCTGGTGCAACTGCACGTTTTGTTACAACGTCACGAATTTTCCACCCTGACGTTGCTTGACCTCTTCACCCACCCTTCTCCTGCTACCCTGGCCGATTATCTGGCCGGCGTCACCACGGTGGAGAAAACAAAACGACCTCGCCCTGTTCGCCGTCGTCAGCGGCGGATATAG
- the ybtA gene encoding yersiniabactin transcriptional regulator YbtA, which produces MTESPQTQSEISIHQLVVGKPANDGNIPAQCELLRCSLQEGMDILLWRGHFARPETLQLHDDLGRINFSCILEGTSRFAIQGLRRHTDWELARNRHYITHTPDCRGSASYCGRFESITLSFSPATLALWVPDISADIKNKIDSHCCCQQQRCNAETHLTAQALRHALMRMHGGFSHEQKPSTLWLQGQSLVMLSLVLDEHREDASCLSCHFNPMERQKLLRAKDLLLADLTQAPGVAELARESGLSVLKIKRGFRVLFNNSVYGLFQAERMQEARRRLANGNTSVMTVAADLGYANASHFSAAFQKQFGVTPSTFKRVM; this is translated from the coding sequence ATGACGGAGTCACCGCAAACGCAATCTGAAATCTCTATTCACCAGTTGGTGGTCGGGAAACCTGCAAACGATGGCAATATTCCTGCTCAGTGTGAACTGCTGCGCTGTTCGTTGCAGGAAGGTATGGATATTTTGCTCTGGAGGGGCCATTTTGCGCGGCCTGAGACGTTGCAGCTACACGACGATCTGGGCAGGATTAACTTCTCGTGCATCCTGGAAGGCACATCGCGCTTTGCGATTCAGGGACTCCGGCGCCACACCGACTGGGAGCTTGCGCGCAATCGCCATTACATTACCCATACGCCAGACTGTCGCGGCAGCGCCTCCTATTGTGGCCGATTCGAGAGCATTACCCTCTCCTTCAGCCCTGCAACCCTCGCGCTGTGGGTGCCGGATATTAGCGCGGACATTAAGAATAAGATCGACTCCCACTGCTGTTGCCAGCAGCAGCGTTGTAATGCTGAAACCCACTTAACGGCTCAGGCCTTGCGTCACGCGCTGATGCGCATGCACGGCGGCTTCAGTCATGAACAAAAGCCGTCGACGCTATGGTTGCAGGGGCAAAGTCTGGTCATGCTCAGTCTGGTGCTGGATGAACATCGCGAAGACGCCAGTTGCCTCTCCTGCCACTTCAACCCGATGGAACGCCAGAAACTGCTGCGGGCGAAGGATCTGCTGCTGGCTGATCTGACGCAAGCGCCGGGCGTCGCGGAGCTGGCCAGAGAGTCCGGTCTGAGCGTTCTCAAAATTAAGCGAGGCTTCCGCGTTCTGTTCAACAACAGCGTCTATGGCCTGTTTCAGGCTGAACGAATGCAGGAAGCCAGAAGACGCCTGGCCAACGGCAATACCTCCGTCATGACGGTGGCGGCCGATCTGGGCTATGCCAACGCCAGCCATTTCTCTGCCGCCTTCCAGAAACAGTTTGGCGTAACCCCTTCGACCTTTAAACGCGTGATGTAA
- the ybtP gene encoding yersiniabactin ABC transporter ATP-binding/permease protein YbtP, protein MALAGLAALTSLGALLFLAWSLRDIRATPDAIPAWPLGGVIGCVVLTFVLRLQAFNTSHYAAFHLENILRSRLARKALQLPPGVLQQMGSGSVAKVMLDDVKSLHIFVADSTPLYARAIIMPLATIVILFWLDWRLAIATLGVLAFGSVVLVLARQRSEDMAQRYHKAREQVSAAVIEFVQAMPVVRTFDSGSTSFLRYQRALEEWVDVLKTWYRKAGFSARFSFSILNPLPTLFVLIWSGYGLLHYGSFDFIAWVAVLLLGSGMAEAVMPMMMLNNLVAQTRLSIQRIYQVLAMPELSLPQSDQQPQEASITFEQVSFHYPQARTGAALQEVSFHVPAGQIVALVGPSGAGKSTVARLLLRYADPDKGHIRIGGVDLRDMQTDTLMKQLSFVSQDNFLFADTIANNIRLGAPDTPLEAVIAAARVAQAHDFISALPEGYNTRVGERGVFLSGGQRQRITIARALLQDRPILVLDEATAFADPENEAALIKALAAAMRGRTVIMVAHRLSMVTQADVILLFSDGQLREMGNHMQLLAQGGLYQRLWQHYQQAQHWVPGGTQEEVVENERQ, encoded by the coding sequence ATGGCGCTGGCGGGGCTGGCGGCATTAACCAGCCTGGGGGCGCTCCTTTTTCTAGCGTGGAGCCTGCGTGACATTCGCGCGACGCCTGACGCTATTCCGGCCTGGCCGCTGGGCGGTGTGATCGGCTGCGTGGTCTTAACTTTTGTTCTGCGCTTACAGGCGTTCAACACCTCTCATTACGCGGCTTTTCATCTGGAGAACATTCTGCGCAGCAGGTTAGCCCGTAAAGCATTGCAGCTTCCGCCTGGCGTGTTACAGCAAATGGGCAGCGGGTCAGTGGCGAAAGTGATGCTGGATGACGTGAAGTCGTTACATATTTTTGTGGCCGACAGCACGCCGCTCTATGCCCGCGCGATCATCATGCCGCTGGCGACAATCGTTATCTTGTTCTGGCTGGACTGGCGGCTGGCAATCGCGACGCTGGGGGTACTGGCGTTTGGATCGGTTGTTCTCGTGCTCGCCCGCCAGCGTTCGGAAGATATGGCTCAGCGTTATCATAAGGCGCGCGAGCAGGTTAGCGCGGCGGTGATTGAGTTCGTGCAGGCCATGCCCGTGGTGAGAACGTTTGATAGCGGCAGCACCAGTTTTTTGCGCTATCAACGAGCCCTCGAAGAGTGGGTCGATGTGCTCAAAACCTGGTATCGCAAAGCCGGTTTTTCAGCGCGTTTTTCCTTCTCGATTCTGAATCCTCTCCCGACCCTGTTTGTCCTGATCTGGTCGGGATACGGCCTGCTGCACTATGGCAGTTTCGATTTTATCGCGTGGGTGGCCGTTTTACTGCTGGGCAGCGGAATGGCCGAAGCCGTAATGCCAATGATGATGCTCAATAACCTGGTCGCGCAAACGCGTTTAAGCATTCAGCGTATTTATCAGGTTCTCGCGATGCCGGAGTTATCGCTGCCGCAGTCTGACCAGCAGCCGCAAGAGGCGAGCATTACCTTTGAGCAGGTGAGCTTTCATTATCCGCAAGCGCGTACTGGCGCCGCGTTGCAGGAGGTGAGCTTTCATGTGCCTGCCGGGCAAATTGTGGCGCTGGTCGGGCCAAGCGGCGCCGGAAAAAGCACCGTGGCGCGCTTGCTGCTGCGTTACGCCGACCCGGACAAAGGCCATATCCGTATTGGAGGCGTGGATCTGCGTGATATGCAGACGGACACCCTGATGAAGCAACTCTCGTTTGTGTCTCAGGACAACTTCCTTTTTGCCGACACGATAGCCAATAACATTCGTCTGGGCGCGCCGGATACGCCGCTGGAGGCGGTAATAGCGGCGGCCAGAGTGGCGCAGGCCCATGATTTTATTAGCGCTCTGCCAGAAGGTTACAACACACGAGTCGGGGAACGTGGGGTATTTCTCTCCGGCGGCCAGCGGCAGCGCATTACTATCGCCCGGGCGCTTTTGCAGGATCGCCCCATCCTGGTGCTCGATGAGGCGACGGCGTTTGCTGACCCGGAAAACGAAGCGGCGCTTATCAAGGCGCTCGCGGCGGCCATGCGTGGCCGGACGGTCATCATGGTCGCGCATCGTCTCTCAATGGTGACTCAGGCCGATGTGATATTGCTGTTTTCCGACGGACAGCTCAGGGAAATGGGGAACCATATGCAACTGTTGGCGCAGGGCGGCCTGTATCAACGGCTCTGGCAACACTATCAGCAGGCGCAGCATTGGGTGCCGGGTGGAACACAGGAAGAGGTGGTGGAAAATGAAAGACAATAA
- the ybtQ gene encoding yersiniabactin ABC transporter ATP-binding/permease protein YbtQ, with translation MKDNNPADNLAWRVNWRQLISSVGSQARMLRRSMLALLLAAFMQGIAFACLYPIIDALLRGDAPQLLNWAMAFSVAAIVTLVLRWYGLGFEYRGHLAQATHELRLRLGEQLRRVPLEKLQRGRAGEMNALLLGSVDENLNYVIAIANILLLTIVTPLTASLATLWIDWRLGLVMLLIFPLLVPFYYWRRPAMRRQMQTLGEAHQRLSGDIVEFAQGMMVLRTCGSDADKSRALLAHFNALENLQTRTHRQGAGATMLIASVVELGLQVVVLSGIVWVVTGTLNLAFLIAAVAMIMRFAEPMAMFISYTSVVELIASALQRIERFMAIAPLPVAEQSEMPERYDIRFDNVSYRYEEGDGHALNHVSLTFPAASMSALVGASGAGKTTVTKLLMRYADPQQGQISIGGVDIRRLTPEQLNSLISVVFQDVWLFDDTLLANIRIARPQATRQEVEEAARAAQCLEFISRLPQGWLTPMGEMGGQLSGGERQRISIARALLKNAPVVILDEPTAALDIESELAVQKAIDNLVHNRTVIIIAHRLSTIAGAGNILVMEEGQVVEQGTHAQLLSHHGRYQALWQAQMAARVWRDDGVSASGEWVHE, from the coding sequence ATGAAAGACAATAATCCTGCGGATAACCTGGCCTGGCGCGTCAACTGGCGCCAGCTTATCTCCAGCGTTGGCAGTCAGGCCAGGATGCTGCGACGCAGTATGCTGGCGCTGTTGCTGGCGGCATTCATGCAGGGGATCGCCTTTGCCTGTCTTTATCCGATCATTGATGCGCTGTTACGGGGAGACGCGCCGCAACTTCTTAACTGGGCTATGGCCTTCAGCGTCGCCGCAATTGTGACGCTGGTGCTACGCTGGTATGGCCTGGGCTTTGAATACCGTGGTCATCTGGCGCAGGCCACCCATGAGTTGCGCCTGCGACTTGGCGAGCAGTTACGCCGCGTGCCGCTGGAGAAGCTCCAGCGCGGCAGGGCGGGTGAAATGAACGCCTTGCTGCTGGGCAGCGTGGATGAAAACCTCAATTATGTTATTGCGATAGCCAATATTTTGCTGCTCACCATTGTCACGCCGCTGACGGCGTCGCTGGCGACATTGTGGATAGACTGGCGGCTGGGGCTGGTGATGTTGCTGATCTTCCCTCTGCTGGTGCCGTTTTATTACTGGCGCCGCCCGGCGATGCGGCGACAAATGCAGACGCTGGGGGAAGCGCACCAGCGTCTGAGCGGCGATATCGTTGAATTTGCTCAGGGGATGATGGTATTGCGCACCTGCGGCAGCGATGCCGATAAAAGCCGGGCGCTGCTGGCGCATTTCAATGCGCTGGAAAACTTACAGACCCGCACTCACCGTCAGGGCGCTGGCGCGACGATGCTGATCGCCAGCGTCGTGGAGTTGGGCCTACAGGTGGTGGTGTTATCCGGGATCGTCTGGGTAGTGACGGGCACTCTGAACCTCGCCTTTTTGATTGCCGCCGTCGCGATGATTATGCGCTTCGCAGAACCGATGGCGATGTTTATCAGCTACACCTCGGTTGTGGAACTGATCGCCAGCGCCCTGCAACGGATTGAGCGGTTTATGGCGATAGCACCGCTTCCCGTCGCAGAGCAAAGCGAGATGCCGGAACGTTACGATATCCGCTTTGACAACGTCAGCTATCGCTACGAAGAAGGCGACGGCCACGCGCTTAATCATGTTTCTTTGACGTTCCCGGCAGCCAGTATGAGCGCGCTGGTGGGTGCCTCCGGCGCAGGCAAAACTACGGTCACCAAACTGTTAATGCGCTATGCCGATCCGCAGCAAGGGCAGATTTCTATTGGCGGCGTCGATATTCGCCGCCTGACGCCGGAACAGCTCAATAGCCTGATTTCTGTTGTTTTCCAGGATGTCTGGCTGTTTGATGACACGCTGCTGGCGAATATCCGTATCGCGCGCCCACAGGCGACGCGGCAGGAGGTAGAAGAGGCCGCCCGCGCGGCGCAGTGCCTTGAGTTTATTTCCCGTCTTCCGCAAGGCTGGCTGACGCCAATGGGAGAGATGGGCGGCCAGCTATCGGGCGGCGAGCGCCAGCGGATTTCCATTGCCAGAGCGTTATTGAAAAACGCGCCGGTCGTCATTCTCGATGAACCGACTGCCGCGCTGGATATTGAAAGCGAGCTGGCGGTGCAAAAAGCGATCGATAACCTGGTTCACAACCGGACGGTGATTATCATCGCTCACCGTTTATCCACCATCGCCGGGGCCGGAAACATTCTGGTGATGGAAGAGGGACAGGTGGTTGAGCAGGGTACTCATGCACAATTGCTCTCACATCATGGACGTTATCAGGCGCTGTGGCAGGCGCAAATGGCCGCGCGCGTGTGGCGCGACGACGGGGTTTCCGCGTCTGGAGAGTGGGTGCATGAGTGA